One segment of Nostoc flagelliforme CCNUN1 DNA contains the following:
- a CDS encoding HMA2 domain-containing protein, translating into MTSIKRSNSDKAASLNLRLPPKKAAKNVANKTAPSQKIFYSIVHTIPGRIRFRIPLLARDTEYANQLKLAIESDTRVTNVRANPKAASIVINYKVGVISDNQMREHLVNLIQTAQDVVVPKEVMAKSIVGTIFDALINLIDSTRKLNQARNVIVYRRVRTDVWERILSTSRSVIKRLKSATMFILPNKRWRLRGNGGMNSQPLKLKSASEPELV; encoded by the coding sequence ATGACTTCTATAAAACGGTCTAACTCTGACAAAGCTGCTAGCCTTAACCTGCGTTTACCACCAAAAAAGGCAGCTAAAAACGTAGCTAATAAAACAGCGCCATCCCAAAAGATATTCTATAGCATTGTCCATACAATTCCTGGACGGATTCGTTTTCGTATTCCTCTGCTAGCCAGAGATACTGAGTATGCTAATCAACTCAAATTAGCTATAGAATCTGATACTAGAGTTACAAATGTCCGTGCTAACCCAAAAGCTGCATCTATCGTCATCAATTATAAAGTAGGTGTGATTTCAGATAATCAAATGCGCGAGCATCTGGTCAACCTGATTCAAACTGCCCAAGATGTAGTTGTGCCAAAAGAGGTAATGGCAAAATCAATCGTGGGGACTATCTTTGATGCTCTAATCAACCTAATTGATAGTACACGCAAGCTCAACCAAGCACGTAATGTTATTGTATATCGAAGGGTTAGAACAGACGTTTGGGAACGCATACTTTCTACTTCAAGAAGCGTAATTAAGAGGCTAAAATCTGCCACCATGTTTATCTTACCTAACAAGCGATGGCGATTGCGCGGTAATGGCGGAATGAACTCCCAGCCTTTGAAACTAAAATCTGCTAGCGAACCTGA